Proteins encoded in a region of the Augochlora pura isolate Apur16 chromosome 4, APUR_v2.2.1, whole genome shotgun sequence genome:
- the LOC144468319 gene encoding uncharacterized protein LOC144468319, which produces MGSEEGGDGMASVDAAASWQQYYTWCGPYTHPHQHPHPPSHGHPHSHPHFHHPSHLNQYQAGQYQQQSLAASTANTSGHYPTSQQYHPQLQPSQTPPLHQQQQFHPARGQNPPRRAAPYDRPGTTDLPMAAGRFYDHDGTVGDNRPSAKCERVVGCQCIRFRELKLSTFLFC; this is translated from the coding sequence ATGGGGAGCGAAGAAGGCGGCGATGGTATGGCAAGCGTGGACGCCGCCGCGTCCTGGCAGCAATACTACACCTGGTGCGGTCCTTACACGCATCCTCATCAACACCCCCATCCGCCGTCCCACGGCCATCCTCATTCCCATCCGCATTTCCATCATCCGAGCCATTTGAATCAGTACCAGGCCGGCCAGTACCAGCAACAATCGCTGGCGGCGTCCACCGCCAACACTTCCGGTCACTATCCGACCTCGCAGCAGTACCATCCGCAGCTGCAACCTTCCCAGACACCGCCTTTGCATCAGCAACAGCAGTTCCATCCTGCTAGGGGACAGAACCCGCCCAGGAGGGCCGCGCCTTACGACCGACCAGGTACCACTGACTTACCTATGGCCGCAGGTAGATTTTACGATCACGACGGAACCGTCGGTGATAATCGACCAAGTGCCAAATGCGAAAGGGTTGTCGGATGCCAGTGCATTCGATTTAGGGAATTGAAATTgtcgacatttttattctgttaa